Proteins encoded within one genomic window of Candidatus Berkiella cookevillensis:
- a CDS encoding DUF502 domain-containing protein — translation MIKRIFWSGLQAFVPIVVTFAVVVWVFRSIEVFFGRFIQYIIPPQYYFDGLGIIVGVLLVFVIGILVNAWLIKTIYHFAESIVNKIPGIKVIYNAVKDFVNFFDKSKQTQAQYAVLVNTALGQAIGFVTRDNLTDLPQDLGGEANCLVYIPLSYQIGGLMVSIPKKDLIKIDWEINQAMSFVITAGMSSTPTTITKP, via the coding sequence ATGATTAAAAGAATATTTTGGAGTGGCTTACAGGCTTTTGTACCTATTGTCGTGACTTTTGCTGTTGTTGTATGGGTTTTTAGAAGCATTGAGGTTTTTTTTGGAAGGTTTATTCAATATATTATTCCACCACAGTACTATTTTGATGGTTTGGGTATTATTGTTGGTGTTTTATTAGTTTTTGTCATCGGCATCTTGGTGAATGCTTGGTTGATTAAGACAATTTATCATTTTGCAGAATCCATTGTTAATAAAATACCTGGCATTAAGGTGATTTATAACGCAGTCAAAGACTTTGTGAATTTCTTTGATAAATCAAAACAAACTCAAGCACAATACGCTGTCTTAGTGAATACTGCTTTAGGGCAAGCAATCGGCTTTGTGACCAGAGATAATTTGACAGATTTGCCACAGGACTTGGGTGGAGAGGCAAATTGTTTGGTTTATATCCCCTTAAGTTATCAGATTGGTGGTCTTATGGTTTCCATACCTAAGAAGGATTTGATTAAAATTGATTGGGAGATTAATCAGGCAATGAGTTTCGTCATTACAGCTGGCATGTCTAGTACTCCAACAACAATAACTAAGCCATAA
- the coaBC gene encoding bifunctional phosphopantothenoylcysteine decarboxylase/phosphopantothenate--cysteine ligase CoaBC, with amino-acid sequence MSFSQNWLLGVAGGIAAYKAPEIVRLLKQKGADVRVVLSGNASEFVTKMTLQALSGHPVHDELFDSVFEAAMGHIELAKWADQILIAPLSANRLAALAHGFADDLLSTLCLASNAPVWVAPAMNKQMWSHTATQENLAILQRRGVHCVGPDFGIQACGDIGWGRMLEPGDILEQIQVKMNAHKEDKDILAGLSLLITAGPTREYLDPVRFISNKSSGKMGYALASAARDMGANVTLISGPVSLVVPEGITVISVESAQQMYKAVMDASRGVDIVIGCAAVADFGFQEQFKQKIKKHPDHDEYPVVLLKNPDIMSAVAHQENRPFCVGFAAETENFRHNAKEKLQRKKLDMIALNDISQSAIGFDADDNQLTVFSATEEYVIPRASKYEVARLLLKKIREVACKK; translated from the coding sequence ATGTCATTTTCTCAGAATTGGTTATTAGGTGTAGCAGGGGGTATTGCTGCTTATAAAGCACCTGAAATCGTGCGATTGCTGAAGCAAAAAGGCGCAGATGTGCGCGTTGTATTGTCTGGTAACGCAAGTGAATTTGTAACCAAAATGACCTTACAAGCCCTTTCGGGGCATCCTGTGCATGATGAATTATTTGACTCCGTATTCGAAGCCGCAATGGGGCATATTGAGCTAGCCAAGTGGGCAGATCAGATTTTAATTGCGCCCTTGTCTGCAAATCGATTAGCTGCATTAGCACATGGTTTTGCGGATGACTTATTAAGTACTTTATGCTTGGCCAGCAATGCGCCAGTTTGGGTTGCGCCCGCCATGAATAAGCAAATGTGGTCTCATACTGCGACACAGGAAAATTTGGCAATATTGCAACGACGAGGTGTGCATTGTGTTGGACCTGATTTTGGTATTCAAGCCTGTGGTGATATCGGATGGGGTAGAATGTTAGAGCCTGGTGACATTCTTGAGCAGATCCAGGTAAAAATGAATGCACATAAAGAAGACAAAGATATTTTAGCGGGATTAAGTTTATTAATCACTGCTGGCCCGACACGAGAATATCTGGATCCGGTGCGTTTTATCAGTAATAAAAGTTCTGGCAAAATGGGGTATGCGCTTGCAAGTGCAGCGCGGGATATGGGCGCCAACGTAACGCTGATCAGTGGCCCTGTGTCTCTAGTAGTGCCAGAAGGTATTACAGTGATTTCTGTGGAAAGCGCACAACAAATGTATAAAGCAGTGATGGATGCAAGCCGTGGGGTTGATATTGTTATTGGCTGTGCTGCTGTTGCTGATTTTGGCTTCCAAGAACAATTTAAGCAAAAAATTAAAAAACACCCTGATCATGATGAATATCCTGTTGTGTTGCTTAAAAATCCTGACATCATGAGCGCTGTTGCGCATCAAGAAAATCGGCCATTTTGTGTTGGTTTTGCCGCAGAAACTGAAAACTTTCGCCACAATGCAAAAGAGAAATTACAGCGAAAAAAATTAGATATGATTGCTCTAAATGATATCAGTCAGAGCGCGATTGGTTTTGATGCTGATGACAATCAACTTACTGTCTTTAGTGCAACAGAAGAATACGTTATTCCCAGAGCCTCCAAATATGAGGTTGCTCGTTTATTACTTAAAAAAATAAGAGAAGTAGCATGCAAAAAATAA